In Flavobacterium piscisymbiosum, the sequence TCAACACTAGTAAAGGTTCGATTTTAGTAAAACTAACTCACGATTTAACACCGGGAACTGTAGGGAATTTTGTAGCTCTTGCAGAAGGAAATATGGAAAATAAAGTAAAACCTCAAGGACAAAAGTTCTATGACGGATTAACTTTTCACAGAGTAATTCCTGATTTCATGATTCAGGGTGGATGCCCAAAAGGAACTGGAACTGGAGATCCTGGATATAAATTTGATGATGAATTTCACCCAAGTTTAAAGCACGATCGTCCGGGAGTTTTGGCAATGGCAAATTCAGGACCTGCAAGTAACGGTTCTCAATTTTATATCACTCACGTTCCAACTTCTTGGTTAGACGGAAAACACACTGTTTTTGGTCATGTTATCGAAGGTCAGGATATCGTTGATGCTGTAGCTCAAGGTGATGCTTTAGAAAGTGTTGAGATCATTAGAGTTGGAGAAGAAGCTGAAAAATTTAATGCTATTGAAGCTTTTGTAGGTCTAAAAGGTGCTCGTCTAAAAAGAGATGCAGCTTTAAAAGCAGAATCTGAAGCAAAAATGGAGCAATTGGCTGCTGGTTTTGATAAAACAGAAAGCGGTTTACGTTATAAAATGATTAATAAAGGTGAAGGTAAAAAAGCTGAAGCGGGTAAAACTGTTGCAGTTCATTACGAAGGATCTTTAGAAAACGGAAAAGTTTTTGATTCATCTTATCCACGTAAAAAACCAATCGAATTTAGATTAGGTCAGGGACAAGTTATCGAAGGATGGGACGAAGGTATTGCTTTATTACAAGTAGGTGACAAAGCTCGTTTCGTAATCCCGTCTGACTTAGCTTACGGAGCTGCAGGAGCAGGAGGAGTTATCCCGCCACACGCGACTTTGATTTTTGACGTTGAATTAATGGAAGTAAAATAAGAAAACGACATACAATTTAGTATTGTTTTAAATAATTATCCCATGGGCTCCGGCGTATGGGATTTTTTTATATTTACTCAAAAATATAGAAAAACGATGAAATCAAAAATCTTAATCCTTGCGGCTGTAACATTACTTTTAGTTTCGTGCGGAACTCAAAAAACGGCTTCGGTTGCAACAACAGAACCTGTGCCAGTATTCGATACGACAAAAACCGTAGCATTAACTCCAGAGTTAGAAGCAGGTAAAAACTTGTATGAAAACAGTTGTGCGAGATGTCATAAATTGTATGACGCGAAGAAATTTACTCAGGAAGAGTGGAAACCAATTTTAACAAGGATGCAGAAAAAAGCGAAGTTAGATGATACTCAGATGGCTTCGATTTCAAATTATATCACTTCTCAATTGTAAGAAGTCTTTAATCTTAGATTCATAAAACTATTCAGTAAATTATTTATTGGATAGTTTTTTTATTTAAAATAGAACATAAAAAAACACCTTCACGAGTGAGGTGTTTAAAAAAATTAAGAGTTTTCTTCAGCTATATTATTAACTGCAACTATTTTTAGTGTTTTTATTCCGGCAGGTAGTTCCCAATCGACTTCATCATTTTCTTTAAATCCAATAATAGCAACACTTAAAGGTGCGAGTATCGAAATTTTGCTTTGTTTTAAATCTGCATATGAAGGCAAAACGATCTGAATTTTCATTTGTTTCTTTGCTTTTACATCTTCGATCGTGACATAAGAATTGATTCTTATAATCGAGTTGTCCAGTTCGCTTTCTTTGCTAATTACCGCTCGGTCTAATTCTTGCGAAAGCTGATTCGCTTCTTTAGCATTTGTTGAGTTTTTACTTTTTGATATCAATTCTCTTAAAAAATGATAATCTGTTTTACAGAAAGTGGGTGTTGGTTTCATAACTATGTTTTATTTTATTATTATTAATTTATTTTGAATGTCAACGTTTTGTTTAATTTCTTTTTGCAGGCTTATAAATGCATAATTTCTATTTCAAAATGCGTTATGCAAATCGAAATTTTGAAATAATGTATGTTTTGGAAATTTTTGATTGAAAGAACCAAAAAATTACTTGAGAGAGTATTTACTCTTTCAAATAAAATAAATGATTAAATCGTGGTATAAATCCTCCGCCTGAAAGAAGAAATTTGAAATAGACGGAGGCCTAATTGATAAAGGCCTTACTATGACTAATAAATACAGCAGTAAGCGGCTTTCTCGTTAGAGAAAACAGCAATGTTAAAGCCGTAAATATATTTATAGTGCTCACAATGAGAATAATTAATTTGATCTGCAAAGATAGGTAAACTTTTTGAAATAGCTATAATTGTTTATTTCCATTTGATATTGCATCCAATACTTGGCTTTTGCGGCTCTTTTAAACTTCTGTTATAAATCAGAGCATCAATAGCGCTTCGAAGATCCGTTCCGCTTAAAGGGATTCCGTTTCCGGGTCTTGAATCATCCAGCTGGCCACGGTAAAACAATTTGTCCTGATCATCAAATAAATAGAAATCAGGAGTACATGCCGCATCAAAACCTTTGGCAACTTCCTGGCTTTCATCATATAAATAAGGAAAATCTATTTTGTTTTGAAAAGCAAACTCAGTCATTAATTCTGGCGAATCCTGCGGGTATTTTTCGACATCGTTACTAGAAATGGCAACAACACCAAGTCCCTGAACACGATAATCATTAGCAATCATCACGATTTCGTTAATAACATGAAGTACAAACGGACAATGATTGCAAATAAAAATGACTAATGTTCCCTTTGATCCCTTTAAATCTTCAAATGAATAGTCATTATTAGAATTAGTATCTTTTAGTTTAAAGTCTGGAGCAATTGTTCCAAGAGGTAACATATTCGAAGGAGTGCGTGCCATTTTTATACAAAATTAGTTATTCAAAAATAGCCTTAATATTCTGTAAAAGAAAGAAGACAAGAACAAAAAAAATATCCAAAGAAGATTTTAAAAAGTTCTTTGGATATTCCTGACTATTAATGCTGATTTATGAATTCAAAAAGTTCAGTAAATCGTTATTTAATTTGTCTTTATCTGTATAAAATAATCCGTGTGGTGC encodes:
- a CDS encoding GreA/GreB family elongation factor, which encodes MKPTPTFCKTDYHFLRELISKSKNSTNAKEANQLSQELDRAVISKESELDNSIIRINSYVTIEDVKAKKQMKIQIVLPSYADLKQSKISILAPLSVAIIGFKENDEVDWELPAGIKTLKIVAVNNIAEENS
- a CDS encoding thioredoxin family protein encodes the protein MARTPSNMLPLGTIAPDFKLKDTNSNNDYSFEDLKGSKGTLVIFICNHCPFVLHVINEIVMIANDYRVQGLGVVAISSNDVEKYPQDSPELMTEFAFQNKIDFPYLYDESQEVAKGFDAACTPDFYLFDDQDKLFYRGQLDDSRPGNGIPLSGTDLRSAIDALIYNRSLKEPQKPSIGCNIKWK
- a CDS encoding cytochrome c; translation: MKSKILILAAVTLLLVSCGTQKTASVATTEPVPVFDTTKTVALTPELEAGKNLYENSCARCHKLYDAKKFTQEEWKPILTRMQKKAKLDDTQMASISNYITSQL
- a CDS encoding peptidylprolyl isomerase, with product MENGIYAKFNTSKGSILVKLTHDLTPGTVGNFVALAEGNMENKVKPQGQKFYDGLTFHRVIPDFMIQGGCPKGTGTGDPGYKFDDEFHPSLKHDRPGVLAMANSGPASNGSQFYITHVPTSWLDGKHTVFGHVIEGQDIVDAVAQGDALESVEIIRVGEEAEKFNAIEAFVGLKGARLKRDAALKAESEAKMEQLAAGFDKTESGLRYKMINKGEGKKAEAGKTVAVHYEGSLENGKVFDSSYPRKKPIEFRLGQGQVIEGWDEGIALLQVGDKARFVIPSDLAYGAAGAGGVIPPHATLIFDVELMEVK